The genome window CGATGTCGGCCATAGCCACGGCCCCACGGTGGTGCTCCAGCATATGGTGGGCAAAGTCGTGATCCGTGTTGCCCTTCATCGGAATGGCTTCCATCTTGCGCATCATCTCGTTCATGGACGCCATTAGGGGGAAGTGCTGCCCGCGGCGGCGCTGCTATCATGCCCCATAGCTGAGTGGTCCATGCCGGCCATGTCCCCGGAAGCGGCGCCTTCCGTAGCCGTTGTTTCGGTCGTCGTGGCCGAAGAATCAGCCGCCTTGTCGCTGGTGCAGCTGGCGACCAGCAGGGTGCCTGAGCAGAGGGCGGCGAGGAAAAAGGTGGAGTGTTTCATACGGGTTGGTTGAGTGAGGTGAAAGGGAGCCCAGGACGAGCCGCGGCCCGTTAGCTGACGGCGGGGCCGCCGACGTTAATGGTGAAGTCGCCGGTGTGAATCTTGCCCCCGTGGTTGAACTGCAGGAAGACGCGGTAGAGGCCGGGCTTCTCGAAGTTGGTGTTGAAGCCGATGGTAGGGCCCTTGTCAGCCTGGTCGTTGGGGTGCACGTGCAGGTACTGCTCCGTGTCCTCGCTGATCACTACCACGTGGCCCAGGGCGCCGAGGTAGTTCTCCAGGTTCGTCACGGGCTGCCCGCCCCGGGTGATGTTGATTTTCATGCCCAGCAGCTGGCCCGTTTGCAGGGGCTTGTCAAAGGAGAGCGTGGCCTGGTAGCCGTCCTTGTCCCACTGCATGTCGTCGTTTTTAAACTTAACCGGCGTGTAGGCCGGGCCCTTGACCGTCAGGGGCTGACGACCCAGCTGGTGGCCAGCGCCCGTGGGCGTGTAGTCCTGAAACAGCACGTAGTCGCCGCCCTTGGGGAAGGTGTATTGTACCTTGTAGTCGCCCTCGGCGGTGTACTCGGGGTGCTCGTGGTAGAACTGGCCCAGGTCCTTGGAAACGATGATTAGGTGAATCTTCTTCTCGTGGACCACGGCCAGCGGCACGGGGGCCGACTCATTACCCGTTTCGCGGGGCGTGAACGCCAGCGTAGTGGGCTGCCCGGCGGTGACCTCCGTGGGGGTCGGCACGAGCTTCAT of Hymenobacter radiodurans contains these proteins:
- a CDS encoding heavy metal-binding domain-containing protein; this translates as MYRYPLSLLAVASLLTTASCSSESASSSATNTVTTPTNGPAEGTAEHSGGHTYACPMHPEVTSTKEGDKCPKCGMNLEHNDQVANGKAYEMKLVPTPTEVTAGQPTTLAFTPRETGNESAPVPLAVVHEKKIHLIIVSKDLGQFYHEHPEYTAEGDYKVQYTFPKGGDYVLFQDYTPTGAGHQLGRQPLTVKGPAYTPVKFKNDDMQWDKDGYQATLSFDKPLQTGQLLGMKINITRGGQPVTNLENYLGALGHVVVISEDTEQYLHVHPNDQADKGPTIGFNTNFEKPGLYRVFLQFNHGGKIHTGDFTINVGGPAVS